The nucleotide window GGGTGTCGGGAAAAGTGTTCTCTTAGGGATGATTGCCCGCTATTCTGATGCTGATATTAATGTTATCGCTCTTATTGGTGAGCGGGGACGTGAAGTACAAGAATTTATTGACGATACGCTTGATGAAGAGTTGTTACAACGGTCAATCATTGTTGCGGAAACATCTGATAAGGCTGCAATGAGTAGAATTAAAGCAGCGTATACAGCCACATCGATAGCAGAATATTTCCGTGACAGAGGAAAAAATGTCCTGTTAATGATGGATTCGGTTACTCGTGTGGCTATGGCTCAGCGCGAAGTGGGATTGGCGACCGGCGAACCCCCAACGACGAAAGGATATACGCCAAGCGTGTTTTCAATGCTGCCTAAATTTCTTGAACGAGTCGGTAAAACATCGGAAGGAAGTATCACTGGAATTTATACTGTATTGGTTGACAGCGATGATATGAATGAACCTATAGCTGATGCGGTGCGGTCCATTTTGGATGGTCATATCGTACTCTCAAGGCGATTAGCCCACAAAAATCACTATCCCGCTATTGATGTGCCCGAAAGTATTTCGCGGGTGATGCCCAATCTTGTAACACAGGAACAACAGGAATTGGCGGGTAAGGTTCGGGATATGATTACTACCTATCGCGAAGCTGAAAACCTTATTAACATCGGAGCTTATGTGGAGGGATCGAACCCTAAAATCGACAAGGCTGTGGAAAAACGTGAGGATTTGGAATCATTTTTGATACAAGGTATTAATGAAGCGGACTTTGATAATGATCTGTGGAATTCGCTTCGGAAGATAATTCAATAGAAAGCATTGAAGTATTATGAAGTTTGAATTTTCGTTGGAGCCTGTTTTAAAAGTTCGAAAGCATGAAGAAAAAGTTGAGAAGCAAAAGCTTGCTGAAAAGCTGAACAGGAAAAAAGATTTGAATGAGCTTAAAGAACGACTACAAAAAAAATTGGAAAGTCATATTAATGATACTGATAGCAATAAATTTATAAACCTGCATGATCTCCAGCGACAACAACAGTATATCAATGACCTTCATGAGAAGGTAAAGCAGGTCAATGACAGTCTTGAGAAAATAAAGACGGCTGTTGAGCACCAGCGTGATAAATTAGCTGATGTTCATAAAAAGCGTCACATCATGGAAAAGGTGAAAGAAGATGAGCGCGAATTGTTTTTAGAAGAGATGTCCAAGCAACAACGCAAAGTTATGGATGAGGTTGCAACACAAACGTTTAGTAAATAACAATTATGCCAATTAAGAGGATTTTAAAAATAGCAGGATATATTTTTGTGCCACTACTTCCAATGACCGTGGCAATTTACTTTTTGTTTCCATATTTGAATGAAGAAAAACATAAGGAAGTGGCCGAAAAGCATAATGATGATTTTGTAATCGGAGATACGACAAATGTAGAGTTGTCTTCTCTTTCGGCTGCAACCGAAGAGGATGCAAATGGAAATGTGGAAGATATTGGTGAAGACTTTTCTGAGTTGAAAGAAAAGACCAGCGAATTTCAGCAACATATTGATAGCCTGCAGAGGGAAGTCGATTCTCTATCAACAGTTAATGATTCACTGGAGCAACAATTAACATTGGCTGGAAGTGGAACAGGCAATACTGAAGTATCAGAAGAAGAGTTTTCGGAAAATATTAAAAGTCTCCTTGACCTGGATATCGAAAGGTTAACGCCTATCCTAAGTAAGATGAGTGATGAACAGTTAGTACGGATTTTTAAAGCAGGATCGGGATTACAACGAAAAAAACTTTTACGATCACTGGAGTCTGATCGCGCTGCCAAATTGATGACGGAGGTATTGTAATGTTGAGTAAGCTACTATCAAATATCAATGCAGGAAAAAACGCTTCGGCTGATGAAGCCGTAAGCAGCGGTAGCAATAGCAAAGAAGGAGGGATGAGTTCCTCTGAACAGGCTTTTAAAGCGTTATTGCAATCGTTGCAAAGTGAGGGTTCATCAAGTAAAGCAAAACAGCAGCTATTGGCGTTGTCCGGAAGTTCTTCAGATCAAGAAGAATCTGCTGAAGGGGAAAATATCTCCCAAAACATCCTTGGAGGATCATTTGCGGTAATGGGAGAAGAAGAGGCCAAAAATCTGCAACAGGCTGACCAAAGTATCCTGAAAGAACTGCAGAAAGAGTTTCAGAATATTAAAAGTGAACTTACGGGGGATGAGGTCGATGCCTCATCAGAAAGTGAGGAAAAGGTAAAAACTGAACAAGCCTCAGAAAATGTTTCTGAGGAGAATACGGAGAATGTCTCGGAAGAAGAAAAAAATACGAATAGTGATACAACGAATGTGTCCATCACAAATGGAACTGCTGAAAATGTAGCAGTAACCTCAGAGGGTAAAAAGCAGGACCAAGAGGGAGTTGAAAAGACTGGTACAGAAAAAAAATCGGCCGAAAATTTGGTCGCGCTAAAAAATGAAAATGCTGATTCAGACGGTAAAGGAGTTGAAGCTCGTGTGGACGGGACAGATGAGAAGGTGGGCGGTGAAGATTTCCAAAAAGGGAAGGGAAATGCCCAATCTACTGTCGACGGGAAGAACGTTGCGTCGTCACAAGAAAAGATATTAAGCACCGATGTCTCGAAGGAGGTTGAGAGTAGTGTTGAGACGAAGACTCAGGATGAGCAGATAGCAAAAAGTGAGGCTAAGGAATCACAAGAAAAAATGTTGCTGAAGCAAGGAGTTGAAAACCAGGAACGGCAGGGCAAGTTGTTTGAGAAAGCCCAACGTTTTGCTGGTAAGCAGGTGCAACCCGATAGAATGAAACAGCCTGATGAAGGACAAATATTAAAAAATCAGAATACTAATTCGGGTAACCCCCAGGCCGGCTTACAGCTTGATGGTGGGCAAACAGCAA belongs to Fodinibius sp. Rm-B-1B1-1 and includes:
- the fliJ gene encoding flagellar export protein FliJ, whose translation is MKFEFSLEPVLKVRKHEEKVEKQKLAEKLNRKKDLNELKERLQKKLESHINDTDSNKFINLHDLQRQQQYINDLHEKVKQVNDSLEKIKTAVEHQRDKLADVHKKRHIMEKVKEDERELFLEEMSKQQRKVMDEVATQTFSK
- a CDS encoding FliI/YscN family ATPase, whose translation is MDQIRSHLDDFINGSKRYGKVSSIVGTIIKCTGLQASVGEVYGIETIMDEVIPAEVVGLEDRYALLMPYESIKGMRSGCKVEYMGQSLTVSVGPEMLGRVVDANGDPIDKKGPILCGSQQPVHNDPPSPVERQPIDDIMNTGIRAIDTLNTIGKGQRIGLFAGSGVGKSVLLGMIARYSDADINVIALIGERGREVQEFIDDTLDEELLQRSIIVAETSDKAAMSRIKAAYTATSIAEYFRDRGKNVLLMMDSVTRVAMAQREVGLATGEPPTTKGYTPSVFSMLPKFLERVGKTSEGSITGIYTVLVDSDDMNEPIADAVRSILDGHIVLSRRLAHKNHYPAIDVPESISRVMPNLVTQEQQELAGKVRDMITTYREAENLINIGAYVEGSNPKIDKAVEKREDLESFLIQGINEADFDNDLWNSLRKIIQ